From Candidatus Pedobacter colombiensis, one genomic window encodes:
- a CDS encoding DUF5687 family protein, producing the protein MLSTFLNHQWRAFWRSRNKGTSIAAQLFLGFIILYLLTVALILGFGMEMIIGKLLPGKDVFYVFNGIILYYFAVDFLMRLKLQELPTLSIVPYLHLKIPRQKIVTFLNIRSLFSAFNILPLFIFIPFCCTAIVDVYGPLVAIMYIIAIVSLCAFNNYTAMYIKRLTTVSLKVIIGIIIVIGSVILLEYFKIFSITKTSNRIFAFITLHPLTAFAFTFAAIVVYIINSKYLRSNMYTEELSTAQEKKVSTTYPFLDRFGAVGVLAALELKLIFRHKRPRSAITMSLIFMLYGFIFYRKAELDRDHIGMMIFAAVFMTGSSISIYGQFMFGWQAAHFDGLMVNKTNLTNFIKAKFLLFTAISTIVAVITSLYGLISPKILLIQFAAYCYNIGIGTIIVLYFATWNSKAIDLSKGSSFNYQGVSAGQFILLIPYFLIPYAFYLPFALNGYPYWGLICLALFGLAALSTRSFWIAFLVKELSKRRYTIAEGFRAN; encoded by the coding sequence ATGCTTTCAACCTTTTTAAATCACCAATGGAGGGCCTTTTGGCGCTCAAGAAACAAAGGCACCAGCATTGCCGCACAGCTATTTCTAGGTTTTATCATACTTTACCTATTGACGGTTGCCCTCATTTTAGGTTTTGGAATGGAAATGATTATCGGTAAGCTTTTACCCGGAAAGGATGTATTTTATGTTTTTAACGGTATAATTCTTTATTATTTTGCAGTTGACTTTTTAATGCGACTGAAATTGCAAGAGTTGCCTACGCTAAGCATTGTCCCCTACCTTCATTTGAAAATCCCCAGGCAAAAAATAGTGACCTTTCTAAACATCAGATCCCTGTTTAGTGCCTTCAATATTTTACCCTTATTTATTTTTATTCCCTTTTGCTGCACTGCAATTGTCGATGTATATGGCCCGCTTGTTGCCATAATGTACATTATTGCTATTGTTTCGCTCTGCGCCTTCAATAATTATACGGCGATGTATATTAAACGTCTCACCACCGTAAGTCTAAAAGTTATTATAGGGATTATTATTGTAATTGGCAGCGTCATATTACTCGAATATTTTAAAATATTTTCTATTACCAAAACTTCTAACCGAATATTTGCCTTTATAACTTTACACCCTTTAACCGCCTTTGCCTTTACATTCGCTGCTATAGTCGTGTACATCATAAACTCCAAATATTTGCGTAGCAATATGTACACCGAAGAACTGAGCACTGCCCAGGAAAAAAAGGTGAGTACAACCTATCCATTTCTTGATAGATTTGGAGCAGTAGGTGTGTTAGCCGCTTTAGAGCTTAAATTAATCTTCAGACACAAACGGCCAAGATCAGCTATTACCATGAGTTTAATTTTCATGCTTTATGGCTTCATCTTTTATAGAAAAGCAGAATTAGATCGGGATCATATCGGCATGATGATTTTTGCAGCGGTATTTATGACGGGAAGTAGCATTAGCATCTACGGACAGTTTATGTTTGGCTGGCAGGCAGCTCATTTTGATGGTTTAATGGTCAACAAAACCAATCTTACAAATTTTATAAAAGCAAAATTCCTGTTATTTACAGCTATATCTACTATAGTTGCTGTGATAACCAGTCTTTATGGGTTGATCAGTCCCAAAATTTTACTCATACAGTTTGCAGCTTATTGCTATAATATAGGTATAGGAACCATCATTGTACTTTATTTTGCAACCTGGAATTCCAAAGCTATCGATTTAAGTAAAGGCTCCTCATTTAATTACCAAGGCGTTAGTGCTGGTCAGTTTATCTTACTAATCCCTTATTTTTTAATTCCCTATGCTTTTTATTTACCTTTTGCATTAAACGGATACCCTTACTGGGGCCTGATTTGTTTAGCCTTATTTGGTCTGGCTGCATTGAGTACCCGCAGCTTTTGGATTGCATTCCTGGTAAAAGAACTAAGTAAAAGAAGATATACGATTGCTGAGGGCTTTAGAGCCAATTAA
- a CDS encoding ABC transporter ATP-binding protein, giving the protein MILEITNLKKVYGNKTVVNIDDLKINAGETIGLVGNNGAGKTTLFRILLDLIRPNQGQVYSKGTNVADNGEWKTYTASYLDEGFLIDYLTAEEYFIFIGSLHHFSPAHVMDYLKQYEEFFNNEILNKGKYIRDFSKGNQNKIGIAAALMQKPELLVLDEPFANLDPTTQIRLKTLIRSLKNEHSLTTLISSHDLNHVTDVCDRIILLEKGLIIKDFSKDENTLKELEEYFSE; this is encoded by the coding sequence ATGATCTTAGAAATTACAAATTTAAAGAAGGTATACGGCAATAAAACTGTTGTTAACATTGATGATTTAAAAATCAATGCAGGAGAAACCATTGGACTTGTTGGCAATAACGGCGCTGGTAAAACAACACTTTTCAGGATTTTACTTGACCTAATTCGCCCCAATCAGGGGCAGGTATACTCAAAAGGTACAAATGTGGCGGATAATGGTGAGTGGAAAACATATACCGCTTCTTACTTAGACGAAGGCTTTTTAATAGACTACCTAACTGCTGAAGAGTATTTTATATTTATTGGCAGTCTACATCATTTTAGTCCGGCACATGTAATGGACTATCTAAAACAATATGAAGAGTTCTTTAATAATGAGATTTTAAATAAAGGAAAATACATTAGGGACTTCTCCAAAGGAAATCAAAATAAGATTGGTATTGCTGCTGCATTAATGCAGAAACCGGAATTACTTGTGCTTGATGAACCTTTTGCAAACCTCGACCCGACCACCCAGATTAGGCTTAAAACATTAATCAGATCCTTAAAAAATGAGCATTCACTAACCACTTTAATCTCTAGTCACGACCTGAACCATGTTACAGATGTTTGTGACAGGATCATTCTTTTAGAAAAAGGCCTGATCATTAAAGATTTCAGTAAAGACGAAAACACGCTAAAAGAGCTGGAAGAATACTTTTCGGAATAA
- a CDS encoding OmpA family protein: MVTSKFKIATFSIALAIGSMAFQGCDSLTKTQKGAGIGAAAGGVLGAIIGKKAGNTAVGAIIGAAVGGTAGGFIGKRMDKQAAEIQNAIPNAEVIREGEGIIVKFDSGILFGFDKSDLTAQAKTNIKSLASSINQYPGTDIKVIGHTDNKGTEAYNMALSERRAAAVKAYAVSQGVPASRLITLGKGFSEPIADNSTEEGRAANRRVEVVIVANDQLKKEAQAQGK; the protein is encoded by the coding sequence ATGGTGACTTCAAAATTTAAAATAGCAACATTTAGTATCGCTCTGGCCATCGGTTCAATGGCATTTCAAGGATGCGACAGCTTAACAAAAACACAAAAAGGTGCGGGTATTGGTGCTGCAGCAGGCGGTGTTCTTGGTGCTATTATTGGTAAAAAAGCTGGTAATACAGCCGTAGGTGCAATTATTGGTGCAGCTGTTGGTGGTACTGCGGGTGGTTTTATCGGAAAAAGAATGGATAAACAGGCTGCTGAAATACAAAACGCCATTCCTAATGCTGAAGTAATTCGTGAAGGTGAGGGTATCATTGTTAAATTTGATAGTGGTATCTTATTTGGCTTCGATAAATCGGATTTAACAGCGCAAGCAAAAACAAACATTAAATCTTTAGCAAGCTCAATCAACCAATATCCTGGAACAGACATTAAAGTAATTGGTCATACCGATAATAAAGGTACTGAAGCTTACAACATGGCCCTATCAGAAAGAAGAGCTGCAGCTGTTAAAGCCTACGCAGTTTCGCAAGGTGTTCCGGCATCACGTCTGATTACTTTAGGTAAAGGATTTTCTGAGCCAATTGCAGACAATTCAACAGAAGAAGGAAGAGCTGCAAACCGTAGGGTTGAAGTTGTTATCGTTGCCAACGATCAATTGAAAAAAGAAGCTCAGGCACAAGGAAAATAA
- a CDS encoding Gfo/Idh/MocA family oxidoreductase — MNTQIVTGIMAFGMSGKVFHAPFIDKHPGFKLHAVTERNQKSAASIYPEIISYDTIEDLLSDEKIDLIIINTPNYTHFDYATKALKAGKHILVEKPFTATSAEAKEIFELAGSVGKQVFVYQNRRWDSDFSSVRDVIESGQLGKLNEVHFRFDRYRADIGPKTFKEQPIAASGLIYDLGPHLLDQVISIFGKPDSYHKILGENRKDTKVNDYFSIHLSYPNSVNVFVHANLLVADPLPSFVLHGNKGSFIKDRTDVQEEQLLQGIKLTDPGYGIELPGKAGKLTLIDDQGNKIQHLVPSLKGDYMPLFEAMYQSITNQQAYPITAAQIITQLEILES; from the coding sequence ATGAACACTCAAATTGTAACTGGTATAATGGCATTTGGAATGTCTGGAAAAGTTTTTCACGCTCCTTTTATAGATAAACATCCCGGATTTAAGCTACATGCCGTAACCGAACGTAACCAGAAAAGCGCAGCTTCCATTTACCCTGAAATCATTAGCTACGATACGATTGAGGATTTGCTTTCGGATGAGAAAATTGACCTTATCATTATAAACACTCCCAATTATACACATTTCGATTATGCCACAAAGGCCTTAAAAGCGGGTAAACATATTTTGGTTGAAAAGCCATTCACCGCTACTTCGGCAGAAGCAAAAGAAATATTTGAACTGGCCGGAAGTGTAGGTAAGCAGGTATTTGTTTACCAGAACAGAAGATGGGATAGTGATTTTAGTTCGGTACGGGATGTAATTGAAAGTGGACAACTTGGAAAACTAAATGAAGTTCATTTCAGATTTGACCGTTACCGCGCCGACATTGGGCCTAAAACGTTTAAAGAACAACCTATTGCCGCAAGTGGATTGATTTACGATCTGGGACCGCATTTGCTTGATCAGGTAATCAGCATATTCGGAAAGCCTGATTCATACCATAAAATACTGGGAGAAAATCGCAAAGACACCAAGGTGAATGATTATTTTTCTATTCATTTGAGCTATCCAAACAGTGTCAATGTTTTTGTACACGCTAATCTATTGGTAGCTGATCCATTACCTTCATTTGTACTACACGGAAACAAGGGATCATTTATAAAAGACCGTACGGATGTGCAGGAAGAACAATTGCTACAGGGCATAAAGCTAACTGATCCCGGCTATGGCATTGAACTTCCGGGAAAAGCAGGTAAGCTAACCCTTATAGATGATCAGGGGAATAAAATTCAGCATTTAGTGCCATCCTTAAAGGGAGATTATATGCCTTTATTTGAGGCCATGTATCAAAGCATTACCAACCAGCAAGCATATCCAATAACAGCAGCACAAATTATCACACAATTAGAAATACTGGAATCATAA
- a CDS encoding zinc-dependent peptidase, whose amino-acid sequence MNTIFFILIPLFIIVVYFILRGNIFKSKAIPSLTAEERDLLSKQVHFYQQLGAEDKRKFEAKIAAFLGYVRIEGIDLEVNPLDRILVASSAIIPVFGFDDWKYKNLSSVLLYPDTFNKDFQFEGKERNILGMVGEGYMNGQMILSRSALQRGFSNAAGKENTAIHEFVHLLDKSDGATDGVPDNLMKHEYTVPWVKMIHQEMQQIEKGKSDINPYAITNEAEFFAVVSEYFFENPKQLKAKHPQLYQILSETFLQDLASK is encoded by the coding sequence ATGAATACCATCTTCTTTATCCTGATCCCATTATTTATTATTGTTGTTTACTTTATCCTGCGGGGCAATATTTTTAAATCGAAAGCTATTCCATCGCTTACTGCGGAAGAACGCGACCTGCTTTCAAAGCAGGTCCATTTCTACCAGCAATTAGGCGCAGAAGATAAAAGGAAATTTGAAGCTAAAATAGCCGCCTTTTTAGGCTATGTGCGCATTGAAGGGATTGACCTTGAGGTAAACCCATTAGACCGGATATTGGTTGCCTCCAGCGCCATTATACCGGTGTTTGGTTTTGATGACTGGAAATATAAAAACCTATCCAGCGTACTTTTGTATCCGGATACCTTTAATAAAGATTTTCAATTTGAAGGTAAGGAGAGAAATATTCTTGGGATGGTAGGCGAAGGCTATATGAACGGACAAATGATACTGTCACGTTCGGCTTTACAACGTGGTTTTTCTAATGCTGCCGGTAAAGAAAATACGGCCATTCATGAATTTGTTCACCTATTGGATAAATCGGATGGGGCAACAGATGGCGTGCCGGATAACCTGATGAAGCATGAATATACAGTACCCTGGGTAAAAATGATACATCAGGAGATGCAGCAAATTGAGAAAGGCAAATCGGACATTAACCCCTACGCCATTACAAATGAGGCTGAGTTTTTTGCTGTAGTATCCGAGTACTTTTTCGAAAACCCTAAGCAGTTGAAGGCAAAACACCCCCAGTTATACCAGATCTTATCTGAAACCTTTTTACAGGATCTCGCCAGTAAATAA
- a CDS encoding alpha/beta hydrolase, with amino-acid sequence MLKRLSLSIFAILCLVITVQAQKADTLSITLENVKYAYPVKYFPISVEGQDIRMAYMDVAPTQMANGRTVMLFHGKNFGGYYWTEVIKALTSRGFRVIVPDQIGFGKSSKPFIHYSFHQMAAWNKALLDALGIQKASVLGHSMGGMLATRFALMYPEQTERLLLENPIGLEDYRRFIPYVTTDQQYATELKATAESIRKYYQSSYFTVWKPEYETLVNIAAGVTFSADFPRWAKVAAMTYTMIYEQPVVNEFINVRVPTVLFIGKEDKTIVGKGLLSPDQQVLYGQYRFLGKQTAAKIPGAKLIEFDGCGHIPHIEIPTEFTVALLGSL; translated from the coding sequence ATGTTAAAAAGACTATCACTTTCCATTTTCGCTATCCTTTGTTTGGTTATCACTGTACAGGCTCAAAAAGCAGATACTTTATCCATTACTTTAGAAAATGTTAAATATGCTTATCCTGTAAAATACTTTCCTATATCGGTAGAAGGGCAGGATATACGCATGGCCTATATGGATGTTGCGCCTACACAAATGGCAAATGGCAGAACGGTAATGCTTTTTCATGGTAAGAATTTTGGCGGGTACTATTGGACTGAAGTGATCAAAGCTTTAACCAGTAGAGGTTTTAGGGTGATTGTTCCCGATCAGATTGGCTTTGGCAAATCTTCAAAACCATTCATTCATTATAGTTTTCATCAAATGGCTGCATGGAATAAAGCTTTGCTTGATGCCCTTGGTATCCAGAAAGCAAGTGTGCTAGGTCATTCTATGGGTGGGATGCTGGCAACGCGTTTTGCGCTGATGTACCCTGAGCAAACAGAAAGGCTGCTGCTTGAGAACCCTATAGGATTAGAAGATTATCGTCGATTTATTCCCTATGTGACTACAGATCAACAATATGCAACAGAGCTGAAAGCGACAGCCGAGAGCATTAGAAAATACTACCAAAGCTCTTATTTTACGGTTTGGAAACCCGAATATGAAACATTGGTAAATATTGCTGCCGGAGTTACCTTTAGTGCTGATTTTCCAAGATGGGCGAAGGTTGCAGCGATGACTTATACCATGATTTATGAGCAGCCGGTTGTAAACGAGTTTATCAATGTAAGGGTACCAACGGTTCTGTTTATTGGTAAAGAGGATAAAACAATCGTGGGGAAGGGACTACTTAGCCCCGATCAACAAGTTTTATATGGCCAATACAGATTCTTAGGAAAGCAGACTGCTGCTAAAATACCGGGGGCCAAACTTATTGAATTTGATGGTTGTGGTCATATTCCACACATTGAAATTCCTACCGAGTTTACCGTAGCCCTACTCGGTAGTCTTTAA
- a CDS encoding TonB-dependent receptor, which produces MKRVHLLLFIALYLFFPVLSFATEIAQFRGKVVDATTQAPLPGATIYITDLKAITTTNDQGEFILKNVPAKGKFLLEVRFVGYKTYSAIVDLSSQHNLMISLSPSIIESAEVVITGSPFSSNNKTNSLSVVTVGKTELTQSGATNLVDAISKIPGVSQVTTGGAISKPIIRGLGYNRVLTMVDGAREEAQQWGDEHGIEVDQFSASRVEILKGPASLLYGSDALGGVVNVIDDLVPAPGVHNGNLTSAYSTNNGLTASSLMLQGNDNGFVYRGRASYKNAYGFGYKDTTVPNSGFNELNFNGMLGLNKSWGYSHLTFSRFHTNIGLVENGPDAEGNFLNADGAIITQAEAKERSIGLPFQDITHYRTALNSNFILGKGQLKTVFAYQDNIRKEFAESKQEPGLNLNLKSYTYDIKYNFPNMGEWQPAVGVQGMYQKNVNSGNEFLIPDYNSNNIGAFAYLKRNFAKGAINAGVRYDYKKIDGKDLNFNGEQIFTGFNNKFSNVSGSVGFAFEVAKNLMLKGNAGSGFRAPNIAELGSNGRHEGTFRYEIGNSNLKQETSMQFDLGLEYTAEKVTFGLNAYANRIFNYIYPGNFNNETIALHNENGSIETLPVYRYVQTNADLLGGEASVDFHLVKSLHFENSFSYTKGVNRATDQPLPFIPAATINNELRFEPTIKGLADSYIKVGLTNAFKQNRFDSFETETNGYTLLDAGIGTSFKTGKGKLNVWITGQNLLNKEYFNNMSRYKPVGIYNPGRNVTFGVSVPFL; this is translated from the coding sequence ATGAAAAGAGTACATCTTTTACTATTCATAGCACTATATCTATTTTTTCCGGTACTAAGTTTTGCTACCGAAATTGCCCAGTTTAGGGGTAAAGTTGTTGATGCCACTACACAAGCACCGCTTCCTGGTGCAACCATTTACATTACGGATCTGAAAGCTATTACCACCACCAATGATCAAGGGGAGTTTATCCTTAAAAACGTGCCTGCAAAAGGAAAGTTTTTACTTGAAGTTCGGTTTGTGGGATATAAAACTTATTCGGCGATTGTCGATCTGAGTAGCCAACATAATTTAATGATCTCTTTATCACCCTCTATTATCGAGAGTGCAGAGGTTGTCATCACCGGTTCGCCGTTCAGTTCTAACAATAAAACCAACAGTTTATCTGTGGTTACGGTTGGAAAAACGGAGTTGACCCAGTCTGGTGCAACAAATCTGGTTGATGCCATCTCTAAAATTCCGGGCGTATCTCAGGTAACTACTGGCGGTGCTATCTCTAAGCCAATCATAAGGGGGCTTGGTTACAATAGGGTTTTAACAATGGTTGATGGTGCAAGAGAAGAAGCGCAGCAATGGGGTGATGAGCACGGTATTGAGGTTGATCAGTTCTCGGCATCAAGGGTCGAAATTTTAAAAGGACCGGCAAGTTTATTGTATGGCTCGGATGCTTTGGGTGGAGTGGTTAATGTGATCGACGATCTTGTTCCTGCCCCAGGTGTACACAACGGTAACCTTACTTCTGCTTACAGTACCAATAATGGATTAACCGCCTCTTCTTTAATGTTGCAGGGAAATGATAACGGTTTTGTTTATCGTGGACGCGCATCCTATAAAAATGCGTACGGTTTTGGTTATAAGGATACCACAGTGCCAAATTCAGGATTTAATGAATTAAACTTTAATGGGATGTTAGGTTTAAATAAAAGCTGGGGTTATTCGCACCTGACCTTCTCGCGCTTCCATACCAATATCGGTCTTGTGGAGAATGGTCCCGATGCTGAAGGTAATTTTTTAAATGCAGATGGAGCAATCATCACTCAGGCAGAAGCAAAGGAAAGAAGTATAGGTTTGCCGTTTCAAGATATCACACATTATCGGACGGCCCTGAATAGCAATTTTATTCTGGGAAAGGGGCAATTGAAAACAGTATTCGCTTATCAGGATAACATCAGGAAAGAGTTTGCCGAAAGCAAACAGGAACCTGGTTTAAACCTAAACCTTAAATCATATACCTATGATATAAAGTACAACTTTCCTAATATGGGTGAGTGGCAACCTGCTGTTGGTGTGCAGGGCATGTACCAAAAAAATGTCAATAGTGGTAATGAGTTTTTAATCCCTGATTATAACAGCAACAATATCGGTGCATTTGCTTATTTGAAACGCAACTTCGCCAAAGGAGCTATCAATGCGGGTGTGCGTTATGACTACAAAAAGATTGATGGCAAAGATTTGAACTTTAATGGAGAGCAAATTTTTACTGGCTTTAACAATAAGTTTTCTAATGTTTCAGGTTCAGTGGGTTTTGCTTTCGAAGTTGCAAAAAACCTGATGCTTAAGGGTAATGCCGGGTCGGGCTTCAGAGCACCAAACATTGCAGAACTTGGATCTAATGGAAGACATGAAGGAACCTTCAGGTACGAAATTGGTAACAGCAATCTTAAGCAGGAAACCAGTATGCAGTTCGATCTGGGACTAGAGTATACAGCCGAGAAGGTAACTTTTGGGTTAAATGCCTATGCCAACAGGATCTTCAATTATATTTATCCGGGGAACTTTAACAATGAAACCATTGCACTTCATAATGAGAATGGAAGCATAGAAACATTGCCGGTTTATCGTTATGTACAAACCAATGCAGATTTATTGGGTGGAGAGGCTTCTGTTGATTTTCACCTGGTGAAATCTTTGCATTTCGAGAACTCTTTCTCTTACACCAAAGGTGTGAACAGGGCAACTGATCAGCCCCTGCCATTCATCCCGGCGGCCACCATCAATAACGAATTACGGTTTGAACCAACTATTAAAGGACTAGCGGATAGTTACATTAAAGTTGGTTTGACCAATGCATTTAAACAAAATCGTTTTGATAGTTTTGAAACGGAAACTAATGGTTACACTTTATTAGATGCAGGTATTGGTACCAGTTTCAAAACAGGTAAAGGTAAATTGAACGTATGGATAACCGGACAAAATCTTTTAAATAAGGAATATTTCAACAATATGAGCAGATACAAACCGGTTGGTATTTATAACCCGGGGCGTAATGTTACATTTGGTGTTAGCGTTCCCTTTTTATAG
- a CDS encoding response regulator: protein MKKKAVTFKKILVIEDNNAILDVITLILQSESYKVTGLSKSADMMTHIDLHKPDLLILDIMLPDGDGRELLKQLRTNAPTARLPVLMISAKYTAQNIQHGEYKPNGFLPKPFDIDDLLDRIEGILAGKTY from the coding sequence TTGAAAAAAAAAGCTGTAACATTTAAAAAGATCCTTGTAATTGAGGACAACAACGCTATCCTGGATGTGATCACTTTAATTCTGCAAAGTGAATCTTATAAGGTTACCGGATTAAGCAAAAGTGCCGATATGATGACGCACATAGATCTACATAAGCCTGACCTGCTTATCCTTGATATTATGCTTCCTGATGGAGATGGAAGAGAGTTGTTAAAACAACTGAGGACAAATGCACCAACAGCGCGTTTACCAGTCTTGATGATCTCGGCAAAATATACCGCACAGAACATTCAGCATGGCGAATATAAACCGAATGGTTTTTTACCAAAACCTTTCGATATTGATGACCTGCTGGATCGAATTGAGGGTATCCTTGCCGGAAAAACCTACTAA
- a CDS encoding nuclear transport factor 2 family protein has translation MSTQEELIHHFYTSFQRKDVQAMQDCYADNASFSDPVFTNLNTLEVRSMWAMLLKNGKDMRLEFKNISTDETGTHAEWDAWYTFSATGNRVHNHICASFIIENGKIIKHTDHFSFYKWAKQALGFTGLLLGWTSFIKNKIRAKARKNLEAFMARGAN, from the coding sequence ATGAGCACTCAGGAAGAACTGATCCATCATTTTTACACCAGCTTTCAGCGCAAAGACGTGCAGGCTATGCAAGATTGTTATGCAGACAATGCTTCTTTTAGCGACCCGGTCTTTACTAATCTTAACACCCTGGAGGTAAGATCTATGTGGGCCATGTTGCTTAAAAACGGCAAAGATATGCGCCTGGAATTCAAAAATATCAGCACTGATGAAACCGGCACTCATGCCGAATGGGATGCCTGGTATACCTTTTCAGCTACCGGCAACAGGGTGCACAATCATATCTGCGCTTCATTTATCATTGAAAATGGTAAAATCATAAAGCACACAGATCACTTTAGTTTTTATAAGTGGGCAAAGCAGGCGCTTGGTTTTACCGGTCTCCTGTTAGGTTGGACAAGCTTTATCAAAAATAAAATCAGGGCAAAGGCCAGAAAAAACCTGGAGGCTTTTATGGCTCGTGGCGCTAATTAA
- the hisS gene encoding histidine--tRNA ligase, translating into MSNIKPSLAKGTRDFSPQEMVKRNFIFDTVKKVFKKYGYAEIQTPSMENLSTLTGKYGDEGDKLIFKILNSGDYLSKVKPDLLAQANSNAMISSISEKALRYDLTVPFARYVVMHQNDISLPFKRFQVQPVWRADRPQKGRYREFYQCDVDVVGSDSLLNEAEFILIYQEALNNLGLKDFTIKINNRKILSGIAEVIGKPELIIDMTVAIDKLDKIGLDGVIKELIERGFTADDIEMLKPVILLEGTNEQKLDSLKSVLATSETGLTGIKEIETVFDYVNEMLKADSSLRPNVELDITLARGLNYYTGCIFEVKTNEVAMGSIGGGGRYDDLTGMFGLKGLTGVGVSFGADRIYDVLQELNLFPESTAACTKVLISNFDQEAERYALPILQRLRMENIAAELYPASAKLKKQMSYADDKHIPCVVLIGSDEMQTGLLTLKDMHSGQQQKLTVEAIVELLKN; encoded by the coding sequence ATGTCGAATATCAAACCCTCTTTAGCAAAAGGAACCAGAGATTTTTCTCCTCAGGAAATGGTTAAACGTAATTTTATTTTTGATACCGTTAAAAAGGTATTTAAAAAATATGGCTACGCCGAAATACAAACCCCCTCAATGGAAAACCTTTCCACTTTAACAGGTAAGTATGGCGATGAGGGTGATAAACTGATATTTAAGATCTTAAATAGTGGTGATTACCTTTCTAAAGTAAAACCCGATTTGTTGGCACAAGCCAATTCGAATGCAATGATTTCATCCATTAGTGAAAAAGCATTGCGGTATGACTTAACTGTTCCCTTTGCCCGCTATGTGGTGATGCACCAGAATGACATTTCGCTGCCGTTTAAACGGTTCCAGGTACAGCCAGTTTGGCGCGCCGACAGACCACAAAAAGGGCGTTACAGAGAATTTTATCAATGTGATGTGGATGTTGTGGGGTCTGACAGTTTATTAAACGAAGCAGAGTTTATTTTGATCTATCAGGAGGCGCTGAACAATCTGGGATTAAAAGACTTTACCATAAAAATCAATAACCGTAAAATATTATCCGGAATCGCCGAAGTAATTGGCAAACCTGAACTGATCATCGACATGACGGTAGCTATTGATAAGCTGGATAAAATTGGTTTGGATGGGGTAATCAAAGAGCTGATAGAACGTGGTTTTACTGCTGATGATATTGAGATGCTAAAACCGGTTATCTTACTGGAGGGTACAAATGAGCAGAAACTGGATAGTCTAAAATCCGTGCTGGCAACTTCTGAAACTGGCTTAACAGGGATAAAAGAAATAGAAACGGTATTCGATTATGTAAACGAAATGCTGAAAGCCGATTCATCTTTAAGACCTAATGTAGAACTTGATATTACCCTTGCGCGCGGATTAAACTATTATACAGGTTGCATATTTGAAGTTAAAACGAATGAAGTAGCCATGGGCAGCATTGGTGGCGGTGGTAGGTATGATGACCTGACAGGCATGTTTGGTTTAAAGGGCCTAACCGGAGTAGGTGTCTCTTTTGGTGCCGATAGAATCTATGATGTATTACAGGAATTAAACCTTTTTCCTGAATCGACTGCTGCATGTACTAAGGTTCTGATCAGTAATTTTGATCAGGAAGCCGAAAGATACGCCCTGCCGATCTTACAGCGCTTACGTATGGAAAATATCGCCGCAGAGTTATATCCTGCCTCAGCGAAGCTTAAAAAGCAAATGAGCTATGCCGATGATAAGCATATCCCTTGTGTGGTTTTGATTGGTAGTGATGAGATGCAAACAGGCTTATTAACATTGAAGGACATGCATAGCGGACAGCAGCAAAAATTAACTGTCGAAGCTATTGTTGAGCTTTTGAAAAATTAA